From Carassius auratus strain Wakin chromosome 22, ASM336829v1, whole genome shotgun sequence, a single genomic window includes:
- the LOC113040196 gene encoding SH3 domain-binding protein 4-A-like, with translation MAAHRIRVTTNNNVLPRCKSEGTLIDLDEGVTEASLTDVKVPSPSALRLAPSTSFGTAREVVAIKDYCPSSFTTLKFSKGDHLYVLDASGGEWWYAHNNREMGYIPSTYVQPINYRNSSLSDSGMIDNLGDCSEEGAKELDLLGEWTGMSLKPSLPYDNNNPFSMLSSTNPFLNGSMNDVLDQNSSEKVNQCNSMDLLLFDLPSAPFSTTSNTKGYSNSVFDGTSTSADFEALQMIRKGNPFFRSKRSYSLSELSILQSQSNPSLLSSGFFTGLKAPSPEQFQNREDFRTAWLNHRKLARSCHDLESLGQNPGWGQTQPVETNIVCKLDSCGGAVQLPDTNISIHVPEGHVAVGETQQISMKALLDPPLELNNDRCSTVSPVVEIKLSNMEIKSFITLEMKVSVATRTESQMAEVLCVRSDCKEGPYSPVPQAYIYGDTIQVQLDNLEPCMYVAVIVQTQQISFNSTVWDHMMKKLTLGLYGPKHIHPSFKTVVAIFGHDCAPKTLLVSEVGKQAKSAPPVALQLWGKHQFILGRPQDLQIGMYSNMSNYEVKANDQARVVRGFQIKLGKVSRLIYMITSRNADEISDFTLRVQVKDDQDCILAQFCVQTPQPPPKTGIRNNGQRRFLKKKEVDKIILSPLAITTKYPQFQERCITNLKFGKLIKTVIRQTKNQYLLEYKKGDIIALLSEEKIKLKGQLWTKEWYIGYYQGKIGLVHVKNVLVLGKVKPIYFCGPDLTSTMLMEQILKPCKFLTYIYASVRTILMENLGNWRAFADALGYVNLPLTYFCRAELDSEPERVASVLEKLKEDCLNMETKEKKSFQKELMMVSLCICVMVCLNCIV, from the exons ATGGCCGCCCACAGGATCAGAGTAACCACCAACAACAATGTGCTCCCTAGATGTAAATCAGAGGGCACTCTTATTGACCTTGATGAGGGAGTGACTGAGGCGAGTCTTACAGATGTCAAAG TGCCTTCTCCCAGTGCCTTGCGTTTGGCTCCCTCAACATCATTTGGAACTGCACGGGAAGTGGTTGCCATAAAGGATTACTGTCCATCCAGTTTTACCACTCTAAAGTTCTCCAAAGGGGATCATCTCTATGTGCTGGACGCATCTGGTGGGGAATGGTGGTACGCCCACAACAACCGAGAAATGGGATACATCCCTTCGACGTATGTCCAGCCGATCAACTACAGGAACTCATCTTTAAGTGACAGTGGGATGATTGACAATCTTGGGGACTGCTCGGAGGAGGGGGCAAAAGAGCTGGACCTGCTGGGGGAGTGGACTGGAATGTCGCTGAAGCCCTCCCTGCCTTATGACAACAACAACCCCTTTTCCATGCTCTCCTCAACCAATCCATTCCTAAATGGGTCCATGAATGATGTTCTTGATCAGAACAGCAGTGAGAAGGTGAACCAGTGCAACAGCATGGATTTGCTTTTGTTTGACTTGCCTTCGGCCCCCTTCTCCACCACCAGCAACACAAAAGGGTACAGCAATAGTGTCTTTGATGGAACATCCACCAGTGCTGATTTTGAAGCCTTGCAGATGATTCGCAAGGGCAATCCCTTTTTTCGAAGCAAGAGATCTTACAGTTTATCAGAGTTATCTATCTTACAATCACAGTCAAATCCTTCATTGCTTTCATCAGGGTTTTTTACAGGGCTCAAAGCTCCCTCCCCGGAGCAGTTTCAGAATAGAGAGGACTTCAGGACAGCATGGCTAAACCACCGAAAGTTGGCACGGTCTTGCCATGACCTCGAGTCCCTTGGGCAGAACCCAGGCTGGGGTCAAACACAACCAGTAGAGACCAACATTGTTTGCAAATTGGACAGCTGTGGAGGGGCAGTCCAGCTACCAGATACGAACATCAGTATTCATGTTCCCGAAGGCCATGTTGCAGTGGGAGAAACTCAACAAATCTCTATGAAGGCTCTACTAGATCCTCCCTTGGAGCTAAACAATGACAGATGCTCCACTGTCAGTCCAGTGGTTGAGATCAAACTCAGCAACATGGAGATTAAGTCATTCATTACCTTAGAAATGAAGGTTTCCGTTGCAACTAGGACAGAAAGTCAAATGGCGGAGGTTTTGTGTGTAAGAAGTGATTGTAAAGAGGGTCCTTACTCTCCTGTTCCACAAGCTTACATTTATGGTGATACAATTCAGGTTCAACTGGACAACTTGGAGCCCTGCATGTATGTAGCAGTTATTGTCCAGACCCAACAAATTTCCTTCAATTCAACTGTTTGGGACCATATGATGAAGAAACTAACACTGGGTCTTTATGGGCCCAAACACATTCATCCATCTTTTAAGACTGTGGTGGcaatttttggccatgactgtgcCCCCAAGACTCTTCTTGTTAGTGAAGTTGGGAAACAAGCAAAGTCTGCCCCTCCTGTTGCCCTACAACTGTGGGGGAAGCATCAATTTATCCTTGGCAGACCACAGGACTTGCAAATAGGCATGTACTCCAACATGTCAAATTATGAGGTCAAGGCAAATGATCAGGCTAGGGTTGTTCGTGGGTTTCAGATCAAATTAGGCAAGGTGAGTCGGCTCATCTACATGATTACATCTCGGAATGCAGATGAGATTTCTGACTTCACGTTACGTGTCCAGGTAAAAGATGATCAGGATTGCATCCTTGCACAATTTTGTGTTCAGACACCACAGCCGCCACCTAAAACCGGGATACGAAACAACGGCCAGAGACGATTTCTAAAGAAAAAGGAAGTTGATAAAATTATTTTGTCTCCTCTGGCCATCACCACCAAATACCCACAGTTTCAAGAGCGCTGCATTACCAACTTGAAATTTGGTAAACTGATCAAAACAGTTATCAGGCAGACCAAGAATCAGTACTTGCTGGAATATAAAAAAGGTGATATTATTGCCCTACTCAGTGAGGAGAAGATCAAACTCAAAGGACAACTATGGACCAAAGAGTGGTACATTGGATACTATCAGGGAAAGATCGGGCTTGTACATGTAAAAAATGTGCTTGTCTTGGGAAAGGTCAAGCCTATTTACTTTTGTGGGCCAGATCTTACAAGCACAATGCTGATGGAACAAATTCTGAAGCCCTGCAAGTTTCTCACTTACATTTACGCCTCTGTGAGGACAATACTTATGGAAAATCTGGGAAACTGGCGAGCATTTGCTGATGCCCTGGGCTATGTGAATCTTCCTTTGACATATTTTTGCAGAGCAGAGCTGGATAGTGAGCCAGAGAGGGTTGCTTCAGTGCTGGAGAAACTAAAGGAAGATTGCCTCAACATGGAGACCAAGGAGAAAAAATCTTTTCAGAAGGAACTTATGATGGTAAGCTTATGCATTTGTGTGATGGTTTGTCTGAACTGCATAGTTTAA